A segment of the Eptesicus fuscus isolate TK198812 chromosome 9, DD_ASM_mEF_20220401, whole genome shotgun sequence genome:
AGTGCGGTCCTTTTCGGCCACCCAGGCCCCAAAGAAGGGGAGCTCCCGCGGCCAGTCACCACCCTCTTGGACCCCCCGCGACGTGCGCCCGGGTGGACGCCGGGCTCTCACCGGGTCGGTGTTGAGCGCCGTGAGCGGAGTCCGCGGCGGTGCGGCCGGACAGGTCCCGGTCGGGTGGTGCGGTGGCGCCGGCGGTGGCGGCTGTCTCAGCAGAGCCGGGTGCGTCTCCAGCGCCAGCTGCAGGTCCAGGATGTAGTCGATAACGTGCTGCAGGATCTCCACTTTGCTGACTTTCTTGTTGGGTGGGATGGTGGGCACCAGCCTTCGCAGGCGGCTGTAGCAGTCGTTCATATCGCACTGCAGGCACAGCGCCGGCTCGTCGGCCGCCGCCTCGGCAGCTTTGCAGCGTgcggctgccgccgccgccgccgcggccgccgagCCGCCCAGGTTGTGGCCGTGCTCGGCCAGGCAGCGCAGCGCCAGCTCCCCGCCGCCGCAGCCCGACGGCGCCTTGCGGCCCGAGGGGCGCACGGGGCTCACCGCCTTCATGGCGCGCGCCCTGCGCCCGGTGCGAGCGGACCCGCTAGGGcgagcgagggagggaggcaaaGCGCTGGGCCCCCCCGCGCGCGGCCGACACCACTCCCCTCGCCTTCGCGACCGGCGCGCTCTGGGCACCGCAAAGCTCTTAAAGATCCGGAGCCCGACAATTGACTGGAGGGTCGCGCCGGGTTTTGCGAAGGGATCTCTGCTCTGTGGGCGACACTCGGCCGGGACCAAAAGGCAAGAAATATCAAAAGCACCGGCAGGAAAGAAGCCTACCGGGTCCCCAGTCACTCCCTTCGGAGCTCCGAGTATAGCCCAGTCGCCGCCGCGCTCCCCCACGCCCGAGGTTTCCCCACTCCCGGGACTGACTCACAACCgcgcctcctcccagctctcgcCCTGCCCGGCGCGCAGCTGTATTTATAGAGCCTCgcgccctgggggcggggccagcgcgcGGGCCGGGTC
Coding sequences within it:
- the ID4 gene encoding DNA-binding protein inhibitor ID-4, which encodes MKAVSPVRPSGRKAPSGCGGGELALRCLAEHGHNLGGSAAAAAAAAAARCKAAEAAADEPALCLQCDMNDCYSRLRRLVPTIPPNKKVSKVEILQHVIDYILDLQLALETHPALLRQPPPPAPPHHPTGTCPAAPPRTPLTALNTDPAGAVNKQGDSILCR